From Chryseobacterium gallinarum, one genomic window encodes:
- a CDS encoding UDP-N-acetylmuramoyl-L-alanyl-D-glutamate--2,6-diaminopimelate ligase → MIIQELVNRIPVIEIHGDVNREVAALVFDSRKITENALYIAIRGTVVDGHSFIASAIEKGATTIVCEEFPETLAEGVTYIKVKDSSKALGRLASNFYGNPSQKLKLVGVTGTNGKTSVSTLLFDVFKNLGYDAALLSTVEIRIGDEIIPATHTTPDIITINKILAEAVEKGCEYAFMEVSSHGIAQNRIEGLHFKVAGFTNLTHDHLDYHKTFEEYLKTKKRFFDELEDTAIAITNIDDKNGPVMLQNTKAEKKSYALKTMADYHGRLLEVDFNGMLLNFNGKEFWTTLTGKFNVYNLLLVFGIATELGFEQDEILQAISKLKRVSGRFETFKSDGGIFFIVDYAHTPDALENILDSINDIRTKNERLITVFGCGGDRDHSKRPEMGNIATKKSTLAIITSDNPRTEDPAQIIKEIEAGVEPQNFSKYTSIPDRKEAIKMAIKFAEPKDIVLVAGKGHETYQEINGIKHHFDDKEVINELWRLMSK, encoded by the coding sequence ATGATAATACAAGAATTAGTAAACAGAATTCCGGTAATAGAAATCCACGGTGACGTCAACCGTGAGGTTGCTGCGCTGGTGTTCGACAGCAGAAAAATTACAGAGAACGCTCTTTATATTGCCATAAGGGGTACCGTAGTGGATGGTCACTCATTCATTGCTTCCGCTATTGAAAAAGGAGCAACAACAATTGTTTGTGAAGAGTTTCCTGAAACATTAGCCGAAGGGGTAACCTACATAAAAGTAAAAGATTCATCCAAAGCATTGGGTCGCCTTGCTTCCAATTTCTATGGGAATCCCTCTCAGAAGCTGAAATTGGTAGGTGTTACAGGAACCAATGGAAAAACTTCTGTATCTACCCTGCTTTTTGATGTTTTCAAAAATCTAGGGTATGATGCTGCTTTACTATCTACTGTTGAGATCAGAATCGGAGATGAAATTATTCCGGCAACTCACACCACTCCGGATATCATTACCATCAACAAAATTTTAGCGGAAGCTGTAGAAAAAGGATGTGAATATGCTTTCATGGAAGTAAGCTCTCACGGAATCGCCCAAAACAGAATTGAAGGACTACACTTCAAAGTAGCCGGTTTCACAAACCTGACCCACGATCATTTAGATTATCATAAAACATTTGAAGAATATTTAAAAACAAAGAAAAGATTCTTCGACGAATTAGAAGATACAGCCATTGCCATCACCAATATAGATGACAAAAACGGCCCCGTAATGCTTCAGAATACCAAAGCTGAAAAGAAGTCTTATGCCTTGAAAACCATGGCGGATTACCATGGAAGACTTTTAGAAGTGGATTTCAACGGAATGTTGCTGAATTTCAACGGGAAAGAGTTCTGGACAACATTGACAGGAAAGTTTAATGTTTACAACTTATTGCTGGTTTTCGGAATTGCAACGGAACTTGGTTTTGAACAGGACGAAATCCTTCAGGCTATCAGTAAGCTGAAAAGAGTTTCGGGAAGATTTGAAACATTTAAATCAGATGGGGGGATCTTCTTTATCGTAGATTATGCCCATACGCCGGATGCATTAGAAAACATCCTGGACAGTATCAATGATATCAGAACAAAAAATGAAAGGTTAATTACCGTATTCGGATGCGGAGGAGACAGAGATCACTCCAAAAGACCTGAAATGGGAAATATTGCCACTAAAAAGTCCACATTGGCCATCATCACTTCAGACAATCCGAGAACAGAAGATCCGGCACAGATCATTAAAGAAATTGAAGCGGGCGTTGAACCTCAAAACTTCAGCAAATATACTTCAATTCCGGACAGAAAAGAGGCCATAAAAATGGCGATAAAGTTTGCTGAACCTAAAGATATTGTTTTAGTAGCCGGAAAAGGCCACGAAACCTATCAGGAGATAAATGGCATAAAACACCATTTTGATGACAAAGAAGTAATTAATGAGCTTTGGAGATTAATGAGTAAATAA
- a CDS encoding penicillin-binding transpeptidase domain-containing protein, producing the protein MQKQNEYDNKRKKTLRWGYLFAVVALCVFVMFLARIVILQNTNVQEIKDDYINKNYREATLKAARGNLFASDGSILATTVMRYDIYLDFKTMKDTVYTNNIGALTDSLSKMFGKPRSEFRQKFDEQKKKKNQYYTLVKGLDFDQYDRIRKFPIFKRGKNKGGFIVDRNYKRELATSEIGAGTIGIDNGEFKSGLEGAFSKYLTGTDGKRLEQRINSSQWKPIDFWKVQEPVDGEDVYTTLDLRIQDIAHSALEKQLINFEAKHGTVIVMEVETGKVRALVNLRRTESGEYEDSYNYALKDNIEPGSTFKTISLLAAMDDGFIDENTTVNVGNGVWTYAKQRISDGHGGGTYDISDVLAKSSNVGTAKLITKYYAEKPQIFLDHLKRWKLFDKMDIELPGITKPKIVTPQNKRWNAATLASISYGYSSNINLLQLTTFYNGVANGGKMLKPLFIDKIMKDGKVMYNAKPEVMVNKMASEKAIKMMTSALTKAVEKGTGRSIFTPNLKMAGKTGTARFEYWLPGPMKYRASFAGFYPADAPKYTCYVMVSEPNTAIGFYGGSVAAPVFKEIAGKTFLKTPQNIEKEMLVDKKVNLSKMVEPNVKIAVNDKQMPNVVGLIGKNVIPQLENLGYRVDYKGVGRIKEQFPLEGTTISKNQRIYLSLQN; encoded by the coding sequence ATGCAAAAGCAAAATGAATACGACAATAAACGTAAAAAAACGTTAAGATGGGGCTACCTCTTCGCAGTGGTAGCTTTGTGCGTGTTTGTAATGTTCTTGGCAAGGATCGTTATCCTTCAGAATACCAATGTTCAGGAAATTAAAGATGATTACATTAATAAAAACTACCGTGAGGCCACTCTAAAGGCTGCACGGGGTAACCTGTTTGCTTCTGACGGGTCTATTCTTGCAACAACCGTAATGCGGTATGACATTTATCTTGACTTCAAAACAATGAAAGATACAGTCTACACCAATAATATCGGTGCCCTGACTGATTCCCTGAGCAAAATGTTCGGAAAACCCAGAAGCGAATTCAGACAAAAATTTGACGAACAAAAGAAAAAGAAAAACCAGTATTATACCTTGGTAAAAGGTCTTGATTTCGACCAATACGACAGAATAAGAAAATTCCCGATTTTTAAAAGAGGAAAAAACAAAGGAGGATTTATTGTTGACCGGAACTACAAAAGAGAACTGGCTACCTCAGAAATCGGTGCAGGAACCATCGGGATTGATAACGGGGAATTTAAATCCGGACTTGAAGGTGCCTTTTCAAAATATCTAACAGGAACCGACGGAAAAAGACTGGAACAGAGAATCAACTCTTCCCAATGGAAACCTATCGACTTCTGGAAAGTACAGGAGCCGGTAGATGGAGAAGATGTCTATACAACCTTAGATCTTAGAATTCAGGACATTGCACATTCTGCTCTGGAGAAGCAGCTTATTAATTTTGAGGCAAAGCATGGCACCGTCATTGTCATGGAAGTGGAAACAGGAAAAGTACGTGCGCTGGTTAACTTAAGAAGAACAGAATCAGGTGAATACGAAGACTCTTATAACTATGCCCTGAAAGATAATATTGAGCCGGGCTCTACCTTTAAAACCATTTCTTTGCTGGCTGCAATGGACGACGGTTTCATTGATGAAAATACCACTGTAAACGTTGGTAACGGTGTCTGGACCTACGCAAAACAAAGAATTTCTGATGGTCACGGTGGAGGCACCTATGATATCAGTGATGTATTGGCCAAATCCAGTAACGTAGGAACCGCCAAACTCATCACAAAATACTATGCTGAAAAGCCCCAGATCTTTCTCGACCATCTGAAACGCTGGAAGTTATTTGACAAAATGGATATCGAGCTTCCGGGTATAACAAAGCCGAAAATCGTAACTCCTCAGAACAAAAGATGGAATGCTGCAACATTAGCATCCATTTCATACGGATATTCTTCAAATATCAATTTATTGCAATTAACAACCTTCTACAATGGAGTTGCTAATGGAGGTAAAATGCTTAAACCGCTATTCATTGATAAAATCATGAAGGACGGAAAAGTAATGTACAACGCAAAGCCCGAGGTAATGGTCAATAAAATGGCTTCAGAAAAAGCTATTAAAATGATGACCAGCGCCTTAACAAAGGCAGTTGAAAAAGGTACCGGACGAAGTATCTTCACGCCCAACCTGAAGATGGCTGGGAAAACAGGAACAGCAAGATTTGAATACTGGCTTCCGGGCCCAATGAAATATAGGGCTTCATTCGCCGGGTTTTATCCTGCAGATGCGCCAAAATATACATGCTATGTCATGGTGAGCGAACCTAATACCGCAATCGGATTTTATGGAGGTTCCGTAGCGGCTCCGGTATTTAAAGAAATTGCAGGAAAAACATTCCTGAAAACACCACAGAATATTGAAAAAGAAATGCTTGTAGACAAAAAAGTAAACCTTAGCAAAATGGTTGAACCCAACGTCAAAATAGCAGTGAATGATAAGCAGATGCCTAATGTAGTAGGATTAATAGGTAAAAACGTGATTCCACAATTGGAAAACCTGGGATACCGTGTCGATTATAAAGGAGTGGGAAGGATTAAGGAACAATTCCCGCTGGAAGGCACCACAATTAGTAAGAACCAGAGAATTTATTTGTCTCTGCAAAATTAA
- the murD gene encoding UDP-N-acetylmuramoyl-L-alanine--D-glutamate ligase, with protein MKIVVLGGGESGCGAAYLAKKKGLEVFLSDRGAIKDNYKQFLIDNEIEFEEGNHDEDRILHADWIVKSPGIPKKADIIHKIHEKGIRLSSEIEFASEFTDSKIIAITGSNGKTTTTSLIYYILKNDGLSVGLGGNIGYSFAKQVADENHEYYVLEVSSFQLDDIQNFRPYISLLLNLSQDHLDQYNYNYEEYALAKFRIAENQENDNFFIYNKDDEMSKSILEKLEIKAKMIPFSTKEKLSEGGFINDDKIVVKMQDEFSMKIDELSLLGNHNVANSLAASIAGKILEINNESIRNSLMTFQAVEHRLEFVAEIEGVKYINDSKATNVNATYYALESMKTPTVWIVGGLDKGNDYTEIEELVKRKVKAIVCLGIDNKKIIDFFRDKKEFIYDTSSMEEAVKISKSLAKKGDTVLLSPCCASFDLFKSYEDRGHQFKEQVLKANG; from the coding sequence ATGAAAATAGTTGTTTTAGGAGGTGGAGAAAGCGGATGTGGAGCTGCTTATTTGGCTAAAAAGAAAGGGCTGGAAGTATTTCTTTCAGACAGAGGAGCCATTAAAGATAACTATAAGCAATTTCTTATCGACAATGAAATTGAATTTGAAGAAGGAAACCACGATGAAGACAGGATTTTACATGCTGACTGGATTGTAAAGAGCCCGGGAATTCCCAAAAAGGCAGACATTATCCACAAAATTCATGAGAAAGGGATAAGACTCTCTTCTGAAATTGAATTTGCATCTGAATTTACAGATTCAAAAATTATTGCCATTACCGGAAGCAACGGAAAAACAACCACCACTTCCCTGATCTATTACATCCTGAAAAATGATGGGCTGAGTGTAGGATTGGGAGGCAATATCGGATACAGTTTTGCCAAGCAGGTAGCTGATGAAAACCATGAATATTATGTACTGGAAGTAAGCTCGTTCCAGCTGGATGATATTCAGAATTTCAGACCCTATATTTCTTTGCTGCTGAATTTATCCCAGGACCACCTGGATCAGTACAACTACAACTACGAAGAATATGCATTGGCAAAATTCAGGATTGCTGAAAATCAGGAAAACGACAACTTCTTCATCTACAATAAAGATGATGAAATGAGTAAAAGCATTCTTGAAAAACTAGAAATAAAAGCGAAAATGATTCCTTTCTCCACAAAAGAAAAATTGTCTGAAGGAGGTTTCATTAATGATGATAAAATTGTGGTTAAAATGCAAGACGAATTCTCAATGAAAATTGATGAATTATCTCTGCTTGGAAATCATAACGTTGCCAATAGCTTAGCGGCTTCAATTGCCGGTAAAATACTGGAAATCAATAATGAAAGTATCAGAAATTCATTAATGACTTTTCAGGCTGTAGAACATAGACTGGAATTTGTAGCTGAAATTGAAGGAGTTAAATACATCAATGACAGTAAAGCCACCAACGTTAATGCCACGTATTACGCACTGGAAAGTATGAAAACACCAACCGTGTGGATTGTTGGAGGACTGGATAAAGGAAATGATTATACCGAAATTGAAGAACTGGTTAAAAGAAAAGTAAAGGCAATTGTTTGCCTGGGAATTGATAACAAGAAGATTATAGACTTTTTTAGAGACAAAAAAGAATTTATTTATGATACTTCAAGTATGGAAGAGGCCGTGAAAATATCAAAATCATTGGCTAAAAAAGGAGACACAGTTCTGCTGTCCCCTTGCTGTGCAAGCTTTGATTTATTTAAAAGCTATGAAGACAGAGGGCATCAGTTTAAAGAGCAGGTATTAAAAGCCAATGGCTAA
- a CDS encoding FtsL-like putative cell division protein — translation MAKRTTNRPQKRLTFIDIIKGNFLNRDEIKIHYKYFLLLFVLMMAMIYSNHLVNKKIKIVNALKEETEEYKSRNAYAQSKLIKVKMESELGKEVARDSLMTLENHPHKLLIKLDSTDAKAK, via the coding sequence TTGGCAAAAAGAACAACAAATCGCCCACAGAAGAGACTCACTTTTATAGACATTATAAAAGGAAACTTTCTGAACCGTGATGAGATCAAAATACATTATAAGTATTTTCTCCTGTTGTTCGTACTGATGATGGCTATGATTTACAGTAACCATCTCGTCAATAAAAAAATTAAAATTGTCAATGCCTTAAAAGAAGAAACAGAAGAATATAAATCAAGAAACGCTTACGCCCAGAGTAAGCTGATCAAAGTAAAAATGGAATCAGAGCTGGGGAAAGAAGTCGCCCGGGATTCATTAATGACCCTGGAAAACCATCCTCACAAGTTGCTAATAAAACTGGACAGTACAGATGCAAAAGCAAAATGA
- the mraY gene encoding phospho-N-acetylmuramoyl-pentapeptide-transferase — MLYYLYEYLTNHGIHIPGLGMLKYISFRAGMAVLFSLIIALVFGKRVINYLRTKQMGELVRDLGLDGQKQKEGTPTMGGLIIILATIIPVLLFTRITNVYIVLLLVSMFWMGAIGFLDDYLKKIKKNKDGLSGKFKIVGQVGLGLIVGITMYFHPDITVKRKYADAKVVNRNNVEQNFMPTEKITVSTVPFAKNNEFDYSGILFWMNDKDAHEWAWIVFIPIVIFIVTAVSNGANITDGIDGLAAGTSAVILLTLALFAYLSGNIIFADYLNIMFLPNMGETTIFAVAMVGAVIGFFWYNTYPAQVFMGDTGSLMLGGVIAVLAIILRKELLIPVLCGIFLIENLSVMLQVIVFKYRKKKYGLEYAQNNRLFKMSPLHHHYQKEGFHESKIVNRMIIIGVILAIVCLITLKMR; from the coding sequence ATGCTATACTATCTATACGAATATCTAACTAACCATGGAATTCATATTCCGGGATTGGGAATGTTAAAATACATCTCCTTCCGAGCCGGAATGGCTGTCCTTTTCTCTTTGATTATTGCTCTTGTTTTCGGAAAAAGAGTCATCAACTACCTGAGAACAAAACAGATGGGAGAATTAGTACGAGACCTTGGATTAGATGGTCAGAAGCAAAAAGAAGGAACCCCTACCATGGGTGGCCTTATCATCATTCTCGCTACCATTATCCCGGTATTATTATTTACAAGAATTACCAATGTTTATATTGTTTTGTTACTGGTTTCCATGTTTTGGATGGGAGCGATCGGTTTCCTTGATGACTATTTGAAGAAAATCAAAAAAAATAAAGACGGATTAAGCGGAAAATTTAAGATTGTAGGGCAGGTTGGTCTTGGGCTAATTGTCGGAATTACAATGTATTTCCATCCGGATATCACGGTTAAAAGAAAATATGCCGATGCAAAAGTTGTAAACCGGAATAATGTGGAACAGAACTTTATGCCTACAGAAAAAATTACGGTTTCTACTGTTCCGTTTGCAAAGAACAATGAATTCGACTACAGCGGAATTTTGTTTTGGATGAATGATAAAGATGCCCACGAATGGGCATGGATTGTCTTTATCCCTATTGTTATCTTCATTGTTACTGCTGTTTCAAACGGTGCTAATATTACAGATGGCATCGATGGCCTCGCAGCAGGTACAAGTGCTGTCATATTGCTTACCCTGGCCCTTTTCGCCTATCTTTCGGGGAACATTATCTTCGCAGACTATCTCAATATCATGTTCCTTCCCAATATGGGAGAAACCACCATTTTTGCCGTAGCGATGGTGGGTGCGGTGATCGGGTTCTTCTGGTACAACACCTATCCGGCACAGGTTTTCATGGGAGATACAGGAAGTCTAATGCTGGGAGGAGTGATTGCCGTTTTAGCCATTATATTGAGAAAGGAATTACTGATTCCCGTTTTGTGCGGAATCTTCTTAATTGAAAACCTCTCTGTAATGCTGCAGGTAATCGTTTTTAAATACAGAAAGAAAAAATACGGGCTGGAATATGCCCAAAACAACAGGCTATTTAAAATGTCTCCATTACACCATCACTATCAGAAAGAAGGATTTCACGAAAGTAAAATCGTCAACAGGATGATCATTATCGGGGTAATACTGGCAATTGTATGTCTGATCACATTAAAAATGAGATAA